A genomic stretch from Desulfatiglans anilini DSM 4660 includes:
- a CDS encoding damage-control phosphatase ARMT1 family protein yields the protein MKTYLECIPCFLKQALFAAGAATTDDRRIKEVLDGVARLIPDISMESSPPEMATRVYALVKKITGVQDPFAQLKKESIENALSRYTNLKRAVEEAEDPLEAAVRIAIVGNLIDFGASTEFDLDAAMEEVFDKRLAIDHFASFRETLAKARSVVYLGDNAGETVFDRVLIETMEKETTYVVRDIPVINDATDEDARRSGLDAVARILPSGCYAPGTILSGCSEDFLRAYEEADLIISKGQGNFETLSEETGPLFFLLKVKCPVIAKHLGAELGAMVLKNARLHGGTPNSGRKGDGV from the coding sequence ATGAAAACCTATCTTGAATGCATCCCGTGCTTCCTGAAGCAGGCGCTGTTCGCAGCGGGCGCGGCCACCACCGACGACAGGCGGATCAAGGAGGTCCTCGACGGGGTGGCGCGCCTGATCCCCGATATATCCATGGAGAGCTCGCCGCCCGAGATGGCGACCCGGGTCTACGCGCTGGTCAAAAAGATCACCGGCGTCCAGGATCCCTTTGCACAGCTCAAGAAGGAGAGCATCGAGAACGCGCTTTCGCGGTACACGAATCTGAAGCGTGCCGTCGAAGAGGCCGAGGATCCGCTGGAGGCGGCGGTGAGGATCGCGATCGTGGGGAATCTGATCGACTTTGGCGCGTCCACCGAATTCGACCTCGATGCGGCGATGGAGGAGGTCTTCGACAAACGGCTCGCCATCGATCACTTCGCCTCCTTCCGGGAGACGCTCGCAAAGGCGCGGAGCGTCGTTTACCTGGGCGACAATGCCGGGGAGACGGTCTTTGACCGGGTCCTGATCGAAACGATGGAGAAGGAGACGACCTACGTCGTGCGGGACATCCCCGTCATCAACGACGCCACGGATGAGGATGCGCGAAGAAGCGGGCTCGATGCGGTAGCGCGGATTCTCCCTTCGGGATGCTACGCGCCCGGGACGATCCTGTCCGGGTGCTCGGAGGATTTTCTGCGCGCATACGAGGAGGCGGATCTCATCATCAGCAAGGGGCAGGGCAATTTCGAGACGCTCTCAGAGGAGACGGGCCCCTTGTTTTTCCTTCTCAAGGTGAAATGCCCCGTCATCGCGAAGCATCTCGGCGCCGAACTGGGGGCGATGGTTCTCAAGAATGCACGGCTGCATGGGGGGACGCCGAATTCGGGCAGGAAAGGGGACGGGGTTTGA
- a CDS encoding phosphoribosyltransferase — MSARVHEMASFRNRHHVFEDRFEAGKVLARMLLTEFKDREDAIVLAIPSGGVPVGLTISRELQLPFDLMLVRKLQIPGNTEAGFGALTLDGSLFLNQELLAYIRLSEHDIEQERRTVEAELQKRNQRFRGGAPPPVLENKTVLLADDGLASGFTMMASIHSAKRRKAKSVVVAVPTAPLRTIGRIQELTDAVYCPNIREEHSFAVAAAYKFWYDLSHEDVLELLDRRGEPDSPGLA, encoded by the coding sequence ATGTCGGCGCGCGTCCATGAAATGGCCTCGTTCAGGAACCGGCATCACGTCTTCGAGGATCGCTTCGAGGCAGGTAAGGTGCTCGCCCGGATGCTCCTGACGGAATTCAAAGACCGTGAAGACGCCATCGTCCTGGCCATCCCCTCTGGCGGTGTACCCGTCGGGCTCACCATCAGCCGCGAATTGCAGCTTCCTTTCGATCTGATGCTGGTGAGGAAACTGCAGATCCCCGGAAACACGGAGGCGGGTTTCGGCGCCCTGACACTCGACGGCAGCCTCTTCCTGAACCAGGAACTTCTCGCATACATCCGGCTGTCCGAACATGACATAGAGCAAGAGCGCCGCACGGTCGAAGCCGAGCTTCAAAAACGCAACCAGCGCTTCAGGGGCGGCGCCCCGCCGCCCGTTCTGGAAAACAAGACCGTCCTTCTGGCCGATGACGGCCTGGCCTCCGGCTTCACCATGATGGCCTCGATCCATTCGGCCAAACGCCGTAAAGCCAAAAGCGTCGTGGTCGCCGTGCCGACCGCACCGCTCAGAACCATCGGGCGTATTCAGGAGTTGACGGACGCCGTGTATTGCCCCAATATTCGAGAGGAGCACTCATTTGCCGTGGCCGCGGCCTATAAATTCTGGTATGATCTGAGTCACGAGGACGTCCTCGAGCTTCTCGACCGCCGTGGAGAACCTGATAGCCCCGGCCTCGCTTAA